Sequence from the Nerophis ophidion isolate RoL-2023_Sa linkage group LG10, RoL_Noph_v1.0, whole genome shotgun sequence genome:
acaaaatgaaccatgcatgaacatcaccttgttcaaagaacaaaaccaacacagtgcatgaacccaCAACTAATTACAcatctgcaaatcagatggaacgttagagggaacattgtttaggAGTAtgcataatacgctgatagggaaaagtttgtatttacacgatgagtcaggtgtgttttgaactccgccaaacccctgaggccgactcaccgaacccctagggttggatcgaacccaggttaagaaccactgggttacagtatccgccctgagattggtaggtcatgagttgaaaccatccatccatccatccatcatcttccgcttatccgaggtcgggtcgcgggggcaacagcctaagcagggaaacccagacttccctctccccagccacttcgtctagctcttcccgggggatcccgaggcgttcccaggccagccgggagacatagtcttcccaacgtgtcctgggtcttccccgtggcctcctaccggttggacgtgccctaaacacctccctagggaggcgttcgggtggcatcctgaccagatgcccgaaccacctcatctggctcctctccatgtggaggagcagcggctttactttgagttcctcccggatggcagagcttctcaccctatctctaagggagagacccgccacacggcggaggaaactcatttgggccgcttgtacccgtgatcttatcctttcggtcatgacccaaagctcatgaccataggtgaggatgggaacgtagatcgaccggtaaattgagagctttgccttccggctcagctccttcttcaccacaacggatcgatacaacgtccgcattactgaagacgccgcaccgatccgcctgtcgatctcaccatccactcttccttcactcgtgaacaagactcctaggtacttgaactcctccacttggggcagggtctcctccccaacccggagatggcactccacccttttccgggcgagaaccatggactcggacttggaggtgctgattctcattccggtcgcttcacactcggctgcgaaccgatccagcgagagctgaagatcccggtcagatgaagccatcaggaccacatcatctgcaaaaagcagagacctaatcctgcggtcaccaaaccggaacccctcaacgccttgactgcgcctagaaattctgtccataaaagttatgaacagaatcggtgacaaaggacagccttggtggagtccaaccctcactggaaatgtgtccgacttactgccaggaagttcataccaaagactataaaaatgggagccattacctccctgtatgacactcagcatcaaaggttggaattgggggttaaatcaccagaaattattcccgggctcccctcacctcccagggggtgatcaagggtgatgtgtcaaaaTGCAGGAAAtagtttcgccacacctagtgtgtgtgtgacaatcattggtactttaacttttaacttaacaacgtagaaacatcatttttgacgtttattcaatgtcaggttgtgacgctgAGTCGACTTttaaaatgtggtcatttcccaaccatcaaTGTACTCAGTTTACAAATGCAACTATTTTGTAactttgtttcaaagtcagttttagtTGACTTTTATGTGTAATCAACGTTGCATCGATGTCTTGCGCCTGCTGAGGTAGACACTTTACCATATAACCTTAATGTCTGTTTTCTTATTTGATAAAGTTTCTACGAACCCcctttccatacgagttgggaaattgtgttagatgtaaatataaatggaatacaattatttacaaatccttttcaacccatattcaattgaatgcactacaaagacaacatatttgatgttcaaactcataaacttttttttttctttccaaataataattaacttagaattgtatggctgcaacacgtgccaaagtagttgggaaagggcatgttcaccactgtgttacgtcaccttttcttttgacaacactcaataaacgtttgggaactgaggaaagtaattgttgaagctttgaaagtggaattctttctcattcttgttttatgtagagcttaatcaatcaatcaattaatcaatgtttatttatatagccccaaatcacaaatgtctcaaaggactgcacaaatcattacgactacaacatcctcggaagaacccacaaaagggcaaggaaaactcacacccagtgggcagggagaattcacatccagtgggacgccagggacaatgctgactatgagaaaccttggagaggacctcagatgtgggcaaccccccccctctaggggaccgaaagcaatggatgtcgagcgggtccaacatgatactgtgaaagttcaatccatagtggctccaagacagcagcgagagtcccgtccacaggaattcatctcaagcggatcagcagcgtagagatgtccccaaccgatacaggcgagcggtccatcctgttcaacagtccggggtcttgttgtcgtattttaggcttcataatgcgccacacattttccatgggagacatgtctggactgcaggcgggccaggaaagtacccgcactcttttactacgaaaccacgctgttgtaacacgtggcttgggattgttttgctgaaataagcaggggcgtccatgataacgttgcttggatgacaacatatgttgctccaaaacctgtatggacctttcagcattaatggtgccttcacagatgtgtaagttacccatgccttgggcactaatacacccccataccatcacagatgctggcttttgaactttgtgcctataacaatccggatggttcttttcttctttgttccagaggacacgacgtccacagtttccaaaaataatttgaaacatggactcgtcagaccacagaacacttttccactttgcaacagtccatcttagatgaatttgggcccagcgaagccggcagcgtttctgggtgttgttgataaatggctttctatttgcatagtagagttttaacttgcactgacagatgtagcaacgaactgtagttactgacagtggttttctgaagtgttcctgagcccatgtggtgatattctatacacactgatgtcactttttgatgcagtaccgcctgagggatcaaatgtccgtaagatcatcgcgtacgtgcagtgatttctccagattctctgaaccttttgatgatatcacggaccgtagatggtaaaatccctacattccttgtaattactcgttaagaaatgttgttattaaactgagcatttcatggaagctgcttttattcccaatcatggcacccacctgttcccaattagcctgcactccattaatggtgccttcacagatgtgtaagttacccatgccttgggcactaatacacccccataccatcacagatgctggcttttgaaatttgcacctataacaatccgaatggttattttcttctttgttccagaggacaccacggccacagtttccaaatataatttaaaatgtggactcgtcagaccacagaacacttttccactttgcatcagtccatcttagatgagctcgggcccagccaagccggcggcgttcctgggggttgttgataaatggctttcgctttgcatagtagagttttaacttgcacttacagaagtagcgaccaactgtagttactgacagtggttttataaagtgttcctgagcctctgtggtgatatcctttacacactgatgtcggtttttgatgcagtaccgcctgaggggtcaaaagtccttaatatcatcgcttacgtgcagtgatttctccagattctcagaaccttttgatgattttacggaccgtagatggtaaaatccctaaattccttgcaatagctcgttgagaaatgttgttctaaaactgttcgacaatttgtttacaaagtggtgaccctcgccccatccttgtttgtgaattacttagcatttcatggaagctgcttttgtacccaatcatggcacccacctgttcccaattagcctgcacacctgtgggatgttgcaaataagtgtttgatgagcactccgcaactttatcagaatttattgccacctttcccaacttctttgtcacgtgttgcagggaTAAAAttataaagtttatgattatttgcacaaaaaaaaatatgttaatcagtttgaacatcaaatatgttgtctttgtagcatattcaactgaatatggcttgaaaaggatttgcaaatcattgtattctgtttatatttacatctaacacaatttcccaactcatatggaaacgagggttTGTATTTAATACAGAGCGTATACCTCCAAACTTCTTCTTCCAGTTGCAGGGGATCTTGCAGCGCTGCGTCTTGATGGTCTGCTTGCAGTCGGTGCCGGTGCGTGTCCCCTCGCGGGTGCCCAGGCCGCAGTCGCCCTCGTTGGCCACGCAGACGCTCCACTGCCACTCGCCGCAGTCCGACTTGCGCTCCTTCTTGCCTGCACAGACGGCAACAGCGGGGCTGACAACAGGAGCGTTTAAGAGTACAGCATTGTGTCGCTTTGATGCTAATTCGACATGCAAATGAAGCTTTGCGGCGGAATATGAATCATCTTTAATTTGCCCGAGTGGGATGATCCCACTTAGCTGCCTTTTTCTTGCAGGCTATTTGTTTTGAACTCAATCCTCAAAGGAGACACAATTACTCCACTCCCAACATCTGTTTATGGTAATGATATTTTACTCCACTTGTGTTGCTGTTTAACATAAGCAAGCATTTTAGGGAAATAAAATGTGTGCAACTTTGCTTGTCCGCAGCAGAGCAGGAATATGACTCAGCAGAAAATacgagtttgagtttatttggaacatgcatacaattacaacatgatgcatcattaTTTCAAGTCTCTCTtctcaacatgttcaaaaaaagGGTAGGAAGAAGGAGTTTATTcagtcctaccccttttcctttacataccACACTTTTGTTAACTTCcttttctcaatttattcactgTACACtccataaaggcctactgaaatgagattttcttatttaaacggggatagcaggtccattctatgtctcatacttgatcatttcgccatattgccatatttttgctgaaaggatttagtcgagaacatcgacgataaagttcacaacttttggtcgctaataaaaaagccttgcctgtaccggaagtagcagaccatgtgcacgtgacgtcacgggttgtggagctcctcacatctgaacattgtttacaatcatggccaccagcagcgagagcgattcggaccgagaaagcgacaatgtagcggaagagtggccgtgcacaacccgagggtccccggttcaaatcccacctagtaccaacctcgtcacgtccgttgtgtcctgagcaagacacttcacccttgctcctgatgggtgctgattggcgccttgcatggcagctccctccatcagtgtgtgaatgtgtgtgtgaatgggtaaatgtggaagtagtgtcaaagcgctttgagtaccttgaaggtagaaaagcgctatacaagtacaacccatttatttatttaatttgagtaaggatgaaagattcttggatgaggataatgagagtgaagaaaaataaaaggcgattgcagtgggagcgattcagatgttattagacacatttactaggataattctggaaaatcccttatctgcttattgtgttactagtgttttagtgagattatatcgtacctgaaagtcggaggggtgtggccacgggtgtggtgaccgcctgtgtctctgaggaaagccacgCAGCTGGAGCAGGGCGCAAGCGCCGCTGATGTCTACGATAAtcgccgacttattaccacaattctctcaccgaaatgtttcgtcaacaaaattaacactggcgcaaactccacagatctccggtaagaggcgactttttaacacaattttctcaccgaaacctgcctgttgacaagtggtcgggatccatgttcgcttgtccgctctgatccatagtaaagcttcacctttggggattttaaacaaggaatcaccgtgtgtttgtgtggctaaaggcagctgcaatatatgaggggccgttagggacattattcagaatgacctcttacatacacttattgaaatgctctcacataaacaactgaggggcttcacggtggcagaggggttagtgcgtctacctcacaatacgtaggtcctgcagtccagggttcaaatccaggctcgggatctttctgtgtggagtttgcatgttctccccgtgactgtgtgggttccctccgggtactccggcttcctcccacttccaaagacatgcacctggggataggcccctcccacctccaaagacatgcacctggggataagcccctcccacctccaaagacatgcacctggggataggcccctcccacctccaaagacatgcacctggggataggttgattggcaacactaaatggtccctagtgtgtgaatgtgagtgtgaatgttgtctgtctatctgtgttggctctgtgatgaggtggcgacttgtccagggtgtacaccgccttccgctcaattgtagctgagataggcaccagcgccccccgcgagcccaaagggaataagcggtaggaaatggatggatggatggattacccaaatgcagctgagattggctacAGCACCCCCGCGATCCAAAATTGGAGTtacggggagcgctggtgcctagctcagctacaaccgggcggaaggcggtgtacaccctggacaagtcgccacctcatcgcagggcgcgtGTCTGATATAATCCATCctaaatgtatttttgtattatatCTTCTAATTAATGGCAGTGTCTGATACCATTTATACTAAATGTATTTATGCATAATATTCTCCAATAAAATTCCAGTGTTTGATATAATTTATCCTCATTTTTTTATTACGATGTAATGAATACCAGTGTCAGACATTTGAtcttaaatgtattatataatcTAATTAATGGCAGTGTCTGATAATATTCATACTAAAATCATGTAAGTATCATACTATCCAATGAATCccagtgtctgatatcatttgtcctaggacaggggtcggcaacccgcggctcagctgcataatcgccgaccacCCCGATCGTTtcggggggtttccggattttgatGCCTCTCCCGGAAatcacccggggttaacattctccgattttcactcggactacaatatagagggcgtgccgtgatggctttactttgaaTGTCCTCTACAACACGTCAtagcgcccgcttttacaccatgctatctgcttgcttgtcggacgcatgcatttcgatgcttctatcgtcacacgtcacgtacgagattgcaaggcatacatggtcaacagctatacaggttacactgaaggttgtgatacaaacaactttaacactcttactaatatgcgccacaccgtgaacccacaccaaacaagaataacaaacacatttcgggagaacatccgcactgtgacacattataaacgcaacataacaaatacccagaatcccacgcaTCCATGACTATTCTTGGCTATATCATACACCCCGCttctccaaccccgcccacctcaaccgacgcacggaggggcgcggggtttggtgctagcggggtgtataatatagccaagaagagtcatggatgcgtgggattctgggtaattgttatgttgcgtttataacgtgttacagtgcggatgttcttcctaaatgtgtttgtcattcttatttggtgtgggttcacggtgtggcgcatattagtaagagtgttaaagttgtttgtatcaaaaccttcagtgtaacctgtatggctgttgactacatgccttgcagtcgtgtacgtgtatctgcggaagccacacacgacatgttactgggctggcacgctgttggTACATGttggcaatggcttcatagcacgccctcatTATTGTTAACTGAGTGgccatcagcagatattcgcaAGAATGGTTGCGGCTATCATTGTTTTCTTAATTTTGGGAAATgggccaaaatggctctttgagtggtaaaggttgccgacccctgtcctaggatAATCTACATTTTATATTATCTAATGAAAGCCAATGTCAGATATCATTTAGCCTACGTTTATGTAtgttttacagtatattatccAATGAATGCCATAATGTCTGATACCGTTTATCCTAAATTCATGCATGTGCCAGTGAATGATGAATGCACGAGTGTCTGATATCTTTGGATTGTGCTGACTCAAGTGGTTTATTATTATCTAATTAACACCACTAAGTGAACAAAGTATCAGTCATTAAAAGGTCATGAAGAAAGGGTAAGATTAGAATAACTCGACTTCTTCCTAcgccttttcagacatgttgtatAACGTGATTAAACACGTGCTGTTCTCTCCGGAGGGTTTTTAGCACGCTTCCTATAAATAAAACACAACAGTGTTTTCGTACAAATGTGGCGGTTGTTTCCTTGCCTTGTTTCTCAGACTTGCCGCCCTCGGCCGCCATGGCCGTCAGCACCAGCACGGCCATCATGGCCGCCCGCGTCCATTGCTTTTGCACATACATCctgcaaaaaaacacatttttagacaatttattGGAATTAACCAGATTTCTAAAGTCAATACATATTACATGAACAGATTAATAATGACAAAACAAATATTGTACTAAAAATAATagacatatttttttaagtaagcaTTCATTGAAAGCATCACTAATATAttcaacatgttttatttattatgaaCTTCAAAATGTGTACTCTTTGCAAATAAATATTATAATGtaataactagatgaggcaattcctgaaggaattgcgtgtgaatgctccaatgcggaatttgaactgaaatcctggaatttttattttttttattttttaatcagagcgcacaattcccaaagaggctgaatattttgaagatggaacagttggaatcataTGAAAAGTGTGGGAGTTGTAGAACTTTGAAGAACCTCCCATTGATTACAATGGGAATTTctcaaaaatttgggaattttgaaaaaagcgggatttttctttcttttttttttttttttttgaaaatggtaaaaaaaaacccaaaaaaatacttgaatggtctgaatgaggtaaaatggttggtgttggaatagttcaaatcggtcgagaaatgtcgaAGTAGAAACGTGttggaatttcggaaaaaccaggaatttttcctgttcaaaaaacaactttgttttttgtcctgattaagaggaatgttggGACGGTGGAACAGTTTAAATTTGGTATCggtctgccgatattatcggccgataaatgttttaaaatgtaatatcggaatttatcggtatcggtttaaaaatttaaaatgtatgactttttaaaatgccgctgtgtacacagacataGGGAGGAGTACAAAGcaacaataaaccttaaaggtactTTCTTTACGTGCCGGccctgtcacataatatctgcggcttttcacacacacaagtaaatgcaaggcatacttagtcaacagccatacaggtcacactgagggtggccgtataaacaactttaacactgttacaaatatgcgccacactgtgaacccacaccaaacaagaatgacaaacacatttcgggggaacatccgcaccgtaatacaacataaacaaaccagaacaaatacccaagaaccccttgcagcactaactcttccaggacgctacaatatacaccacccctCTACCCCCGAATCCCCCTCCAACtgccctgcccacctcaaccacctcatgctctctcagggagagcatgtcccaaattccaagctgatgttttgaggcatgttaaaaaaaaaaatgtatattgtgaCTTTCCATAACTTAAGctaatttattttgtaaaaccttgttacattgtttaatgcagtggttcttaaccgtgttggaggtactgaaccccaccattTTCAAATGCGAATTCACCGAACCGTAATCATAAAATGatattattatattaaagaaatactaatgaAGTTATATTTTAGAAactgaaagttacaggaatgtacagtacacataatcccatgtttacatctcattgtgcaacatgtgactgttttagtgcaggggtgtcaaactcaaatacagagtgggccaacattttaaagtgaacaaagccgcgggccaaggttgaacaaattaaccttttaagaggacccaaacaggttttgcattgaatattgaacaagctagggagtggggtttggtggtagcgtgggaTAAAAGTTAGTGGGGCgctggggttctgggtatttcttctgttgtatttatgttgtgttacggtgcggatgttctcccgaaatgtgtttgtcattcttgtttggtgtgggttcacagtgtggcgcatatttgtaacagtgttaaagttgtttctacggccaccctcagtgtgacctgtatggctgttgaccaagtatgacttgcattcacttatgtgtgtgtaaaatccgtAAATATTGTGTGAATTTGGCCCGTGTTTTATTGgaaactaaatgcgatatctgaaaggggtacacattgtTTCCGAAGCAGGACCCCCCACCCAAACATATAATACtcgtacacagctcatgaaaaacaatatgttATAGTCCTTTTAAGTGCGACAAAACACTTATATTGCAAAATAATATCATGGGAATGACTGCTGtcttttgattataataatacaacattGAACTTGTTATGATGTGGCTCACATGCGCTCCACTcaagtttttgcgtttgctcacaaatatggaaaattagagggaacattttcAGGGGGTATCCATGATACGCCGAGAGggacaagtttttatttacacgatgagtcgggtgtgtcttgctctgccgaacccctgaggccgactcaccgaagccCTAGGATtcaatcaaacccaggttaagagccactggtttaatgcatccagcagggcatcacaactaaattaggcataataatgtgttaattccatccatcatccatcttcttccgcttatccgaggtcgggtcacgggggcaacagcctaagcagggaaacccagacttccctctccccagccacttcgtctagctcttcccgggggatcccgaggcgttcccaggccagccgggagacatagtcttcccaacgtgtcctgggtcttccccgtggcctcctaccggttggacgtgccctaaacacctccctagggaggcgttcgggtggcatcctgaccagatgcccgaaccacctcatctggctcctctccatgtggaggagcagcggctttactttgagttcctcccggatggcagagcttctcaccctatctctaagggagagacctggaaactcatttgggccgcttgtacccgtgatcttatcctttcggtcatgacccaaagctcatgaccataggtgaggatgggaacgtagatcgaccggtaaattgagagctttgccttccggctcagctccttcttcaccacaacggatcggtacaacgtccgcattactgaagacgccgcaccgatccgcctgtcgatcccaccatccactcttccctcactcgtgaacaagactcctaggtacttgaactcctccacttggggcagggtctcctccccaacccggagatggcactccaccttttttctgggagagaaccatggactcggacttggaggtgccgattctcattccggccgcttcacactcggctgcgaaccgatccagtgagagctgaagatcccggccagatgaagccatcaggaccacatcatctgcaaaatgcagagaactaatcccgcggccaccaaaccggaacccctcaacgccttgactgcgcctagaaattcggtccataaaagttatgaacagaatgggtgacaaaggacagccttggcggagtccaaccctcactggaaatgtgttcgacttactgccggcaatgcggaccaagctctgacactgatcatacagggaccggactgccacaataagacagtccggtaccccatactctctgagcactccccacaagacttcccgagggacacggtccaatgccttctccaagtccacaaagcacatgtagactggttgggcaaactcccatgcaccctcaagaaccctgccgagagtatagagctggtccacagttccacgaccaggacgaaaaccacactgttcctcctgaatccgaggttggactatccgacgtagcctcctctccagtacacctgaataaaccttaccgggaaggctgaggagtgtgatcccacgatagttggaacacaccctccggtcccccttcttaaagagaggaaccaccaccccggtctgccaatccagaggcaccgcccccgatgtccacgcgatgctgcagagtcttgtcaaccaagagagCCCCACAGCATCTACAGCCTTAAGGAActcgggcggatctcatccacccctggggcctcgccaccgaggagcttttaaaACTACcttagcaacctcagccccagaaataggagtgtccaccacagactccccaggcaatgcttcctcataggaagacgtgttaattccactactgtatatatcggtatcggtaattaagagttggacaatatcgggatatcggatatcggcaataaaagccattatcagacatgtCTAGTTGAAatgcgttaaaaaatgtggaaggagtagtcaacagaaaaaagggtggaaatagggctttggaataccaggaattctggaaaatcctggatttgcTTTTAGCTTGGAAAAAAAGGTCGTTTAAATTTCCAGactggtggaatggtttgaatcggttgaaaaatttagAAATagtgtaagtttgaaaaatggccaattcactttgattggtaaaaatgtcccggaaaacctggaattatgggaaatctgggattttttggaAATGGTCAAggatgaacagtttgaagttggaatagtttgaatcgggtaaaaaatgtgaaaggagaaGCGCGacaaatctggagaagaagaagaagaagttgaagaagtttaataaatagattaattttgatgTCGAAacccatatgtgtgaatgctttggagcgttCACCTATTAATGATTTGTTCATTTAGGTTTAAAAACCACAAGGGAGTTTAGCAGACAGTCATTTTCCTTCCTTAAAGTTGCAGCAAAATTACTTTAGATCTCTGCAAGTTAAGACGTTTCATCCATCCTGAGAAGAatggataaataaataagaaTCCCGTTGTCACGCTGCAGGGAAAGTAGGCAGACGGCGGTGTCACTTTTGATTAAAGGTACGTCGACTCGGAGCAGTGATGAATTTCCATTAACTTTGACACTTTGATCGGAGCTGAGGTTTGATCGGTGTCTCGCTTGAAGGCCGTAATGAGTTGTTAAACTTGTGATTTGATGCAAACGCCAGGATTAATTGCCACTTTTTTCATACGGGGAGACGTCTCGGAGCAAAGAAGACGGCATGAAAGGGATAGTATTCGTTTTTTTTAACAAGATGAGACGCCGTCTGGGG
This genomic interval carries:
- the ptn gene encoding pleiotrophin isoform X2, whose protein sequence is MMYVQKQWTRAAMMAVLVLTAMAAEGGKSEKQGKKERKSDCGEWQWSVCVANEGDCGLGTREGTRTGTDCKQTIKTQRCKIPCNWKKKFGGECKYDFQAWGECDPATGKKNRTGVLKRALMDATCAPTVTASKPCGKIPKTKLQDAKKQKKEGKKRERGQMD